A genomic window from Terriglobia bacterium includes:
- the ribD gene encoding bifunctional diaminohydroxyphosphoribosylaminopyrimidine deaminase/5-amino-6-(5-phosphoribosylamino)uracil reductase RibD: protein MDRYDIPFMERALALARKGAGLASPNPMVGAVIVRDGELVGEGSHQYQGRDHAEIIALKAAGEKARGATLYVSLEPCCHTGRTGPCTGAILAAGIRRVVAAMQDPNPAVAGQGFEQLRAAGVEADGGVLEEDAQRLNEPFACWIRTRQPMVTLKSALTLDGQLALPQTRKKQKSSTWITSEESRAEVHRMRHASDALLTGVGTVLADDPLMTDRSGLDRRRRLLRVVLDSKLRLPLASRLVETAGDDLLVFTLAPRGTARVKRLERAGVEVLTLRAPARSPGRIPLRKVLQELGRRDILSVLLEAGSELNGAALAAGIVHKLVLFYAPKLAGETGVPFARAKNLALPPLAKVRLRQFGPDFAIEGYLRDVYGNH, encoded by the coding sequence ATGGACCGCTACGACATTCCGTTTATGGAGCGTGCGCTGGCCCTGGCGCGCAAGGGCGCCGGCCTCGCCAGCCCCAACCCCATGGTGGGCGCGGTGATCGTGCGCGACGGCGAGCTCGTCGGCGAAGGTTCCCATCAGTACCAGGGGCGCGACCACGCCGAAATCATCGCCCTGAAAGCGGCGGGCGAGAAGGCCCGCGGCGCCACCCTCTACGTCAGCCTCGAGCCCTGCTGCCACACCGGCCGCACCGGGCCCTGCACCGGCGCCATCCTCGCCGCGGGCATTCGCCGCGTCGTCGCCGCCATGCAGGACCCTAACCCCGCCGTGGCCGGCCAGGGCTTCGAGCAACTGCGCGCCGCGGGCGTGGAAGCCGATGGCGGCGTTCTCGAAGAGGACGCGCAGCGCCTGAACGAGCCCTTCGCCTGCTGGATCCGCACCAGGCAGCCGATGGTCACGCTGAAATCGGCGCTGACGCTGGACGGCCAGCTGGCTTTGCCGCAAACCAGGAAGAAGCAGAAAAGCTCCACGTGGATCACCAGCGAGGAATCCCGCGCTGAAGTCCACCGCATGCGCCACGCGAGCGACGCCCTGCTCACCGGCGTCGGCACGGTCCTCGCCGACGATCCACTGATGACCGACCGCAGCGGCCTGGACCGCCGCCGGCGCCTGCTGCGCGTCGTCCTCGATTCCAAGCTGCGTCTGCCGCTTGCCTCGCGCCTCGTGGAAACCGCCGGCGACGACCTGCTGGTCTTCACCCTGGCCCCGCGCGGCACGGCCCGCGTAAAGCGCCTCGAGCGCGCCGGCGTGGAAGTGCTCACCCTGCGCGCCCCTGCCAGATCGCCCGGGCGCATCCCCCTGCGGAAGGTGCTGCAGGAGCTGGGCCGCCGCGATATCCTGAGCGTGCTGCTGGAAGCGGGCAGCGAGCTGAACGGCGCGGCCCTGGCCGCCGGCATCGTGCACAAATTGGTGCTCTTTTACGCGCCCAAGCTCGCCGGGGAAACCGGCGTGCCCTTCGCCCGCGCGAAAAACCTGGCGCTTCCGCCGCTCGCCAAGGTGCGCCTGCGGCAGTTCGGTCCGGACTTTGCCATCGAGGGATACCTGCGCGATGTTTACGGGAATCATTGA
- the ftsY gene encoding signal recognition particle-docking protein FtsY, with the protein MISLFGKKDQQDASLLDRLKQSVSKTRAALSTKVEEIFRGERQISPALLQKLETALLAADLGVGTTREILEAVREKMDRAALADAAQVKREIKQQILRILTPAAGAGAANGASGEGPRVLFIVGVNGAGKTTSIGKLANRLRQEGRSVLLCAADTFRAAAIEQLEIWAQRNAVEMIRQKPGADPAAVVFDAVAAAKSRAVDAVIVDTAGRLHTKSNLMAELEKMKRTAAKVIPGAPHDVLLVLDATTGQNGLAQAREFTAAVGVTGIILTKLDGTAKGGIVVAIARELGLPIRFVGTGEQIGDLVPFDAAAYVDSLFD; encoded by the coding sequence ATGATTTCGCTCTTCGGAAAAAAAGACCAGCAGGACGCGTCACTGCTCGACCGCCTGAAACAGTCGGTGAGCAAGACGCGCGCCGCGCTTTCCACCAAAGTCGAGGAGATCTTCCGCGGCGAGCGGCAGATCAGCCCCGCGCTGCTGCAGAAGCTGGAGACGGCGCTGCTGGCCGCGGACCTGGGCGTGGGCACCACGCGCGAGATCCTGGAAGCGGTGCGCGAAAAGATGGACCGTGCGGCACTGGCCGACGCCGCGCAGGTCAAGCGCGAAATCAAGCAGCAGATTCTGCGCATTCTAACCCCGGCCGCGGGTGCGGGCGCCGCGAATGGCGCCAGCGGCGAAGGGCCGCGCGTGCTCTTCATCGTCGGCGTCAACGGCGCGGGCAAGACCACTAGCATCGGCAAGCTCGCCAACCGCCTGCGCCAGGAGGGCCGCAGCGTGCTCCTGTGCGCCGCGGACACCTTCCGCGCCGCGGCCATCGAACAGCTGGAGATCTGGGCGCAGCGCAACGCCGTGGAAATGATCCGCCAGAAGCCCGGCGCGGACCCTGCCGCGGTCGTCTTCGACGCCGTGGCCGCCGCCAAATCCCGCGCCGTGGATGCGGTCATCGTGGACACCGCCGGGCGCCTGCACACCAAATCGAACCTGATGGCCGAGCTCGAGAAGATGAAACGCACCGCGGCAAAAGTCATCCCCGGCGCGCCGCATGACGTCTTGCTCGTCCTCGACGCCACCACCGGGCAGAACGGCCTGGCGCAAGCCCGCGAATTCACCGCCGCCGTCGGCGTCACCGGCATCATCCTGACCAAGCTGGACGGCACGGCCAAGGGCGGCATCGTCGTGGCCATCGCCCGCGAGCTGGGCCTGCCCATCCGCTTTGTCGGCACCGGCGAGCAGATCGGCGACCTCGTGCCCTTTGACGCGGCGGCCTACGTCGATTCGCTTTTCGACTGA